The following are from one region of the Microbacterium paraoxydans genome:
- a CDS encoding fumarylacetoacetate hydrolase family protein translates to MRFAHLRRPDSSQAVLAVVEDSDAILVSDLLSDAPATLQQLIERGDAGLDELRAALRGGTAPRHPLTGWGFASAVIAPPAVLAVGLNYAAHSSELGLKTDAAPTVFTLWPNSLTGHDQTTSWPRSLSEAVDYEAELGVLIGTPAKDVPEADALTHVWGYTVVNDITARNIQFSEAQWSRCKSFDGFTPTGPFAVTADEIADPQDLHIWTVVDGHTVQDASTDQMVRSVAKLIAHLSQSLTLLPGTLISTGSPGGAGYSRDPQIFLRDRSTVTVGIDGIGELTTHCRILD, encoded by the coding sequence ATGCGGTTCGCTCACCTGCGCCGTCCAGACTCCTCCCAGGCGGTTCTCGCCGTGGTGGAGGACTCGGACGCCATCCTCGTCTCCGATCTCCTGTCCGACGCGCCTGCCACCCTGCAGCAGCTGATCGAGCGAGGAGACGCCGGACTCGACGAGCTCCGCGCCGCCCTGCGCGGCGGCACGGCCCCGCGCCACCCGCTGACCGGCTGGGGGTTCGCCTCCGCCGTGATCGCGCCGCCGGCCGTGCTCGCCGTCGGCCTCAACTACGCCGCGCACTCCAGCGAGCTCGGACTCAAGACCGACGCCGCACCGACCGTGTTCACGCTGTGGCCGAACTCGCTGACCGGTCACGACCAGACCACGTCCTGGCCCCGGAGTCTCAGCGAGGCCGTCGACTACGAGGCCGAGCTGGGCGTGCTCATCGGCACCCCCGCGAAGGACGTCCCGGAAGCCGATGCCCTGACGCACGTGTGGGGCTACACGGTGGTCAACGACATCACCGCGCGGAACATCCAGTTCTCCGAGGCGCAGTGGTCCCGCTGCAAGTCGTTCGACGGCTTCACCCCCACCGGGCCCTTCGCGGTGACCGCCGACGAGATCGCCGACCCGCAGGACCTCCACATCTGGACCGTCGTGGACGGACACACCGTGCAGGACGCCAGCACCGACCAGATGGTGCGCTCGGTGGCGAAGCTCATCGCCCACCTCTCCCAGTCGCTCACCCTGCTCCCCGGCACCCTGATCTCCACGGGCAGCCCCGGCGGTGCCGGCTACTCGCGCGACCCGCAGATCTTCCTCCGCGACCGCTCGACCGTCACGGTCGGCATCGACGGGATCGGCGAGCTCACGACGCACTGCCGCATCCTCGACTGA
- a CDS encoding PrsW family intramembrane metalloprotease, whose amino-acid sequence MTFGGPSDPQQPARYTPPSAQPSAYSAAQYAQSPYLPPSFGQQPGYASALAQPTPYTPPAPVAPSPAESLPALPVPNKKGRTISLWLFGFLGFLLLALIGYFGWALGPTASVIGLVLALIPLTIVFLGVRMIDRWEPEPKRLVAFAIAWGAVAAVGLTLLVDIGLTMLFDIRSEEFSAVVQAPIVEEFWKGLGVFLIFLLARRSFDGPVDGVVYGALVGAGFAFTENIQYFAISLIEGGGEQLGVTFIVRAVLSPFAHAMFTSLTGFAIGLVARRHASAGAAAGAGLLGMVGAILLHGLWNGSATFADFFGLYFTLQVPLFIGFILGIVALRREEARLTRARLAEYAAAGWFTPEEVTMLATPAGRKVGLAWAAQLRGDRRPLMREFIKDATALAAVRQRAITGRDPLAVEDERALLIRTRAARAALLAY is encoded by the coding sequence ATGACCTTCGGAGGACCGTCCGACCCCCAGCAGCCCGCCCGGTACACGCCGCCGTCCGCGCAGCCGAGTGCGTACTCCGCCGCGCAGTACGCGCAGTCGCCGTATCTGCCGCCGTCGTTCGGACAGCAGCCCGGCTATGCGTCGGCCCTCGCGCAGCCGACGCCCTACACGCCGCCGGCTCCCGTCGCGCCGTCGCCCGCGGAGTCGCTGCCGGCTCTCCCGGTGCCGAACAAGAAGGGCCGGACGATCTCGCTGTGGCTGTTCGGCTTCCTCGGGTTCCTCCTCCTGGCGCTCATCGGCTACTTCGGCTGGGCGCTCGGACCGACCGCATCGGTCATCGGGCTCGTCCTGGCGTTGATCCCGCTCACGATCGTCTTCCTCGGGGTGCGCATGATCGACCGGTGGGAGCCGGAGCCCAAGCGTCTCGTGGCGTTCGCCATCGCCTGGGGTGCCGTGGCCGCGGTCGGCCTCACGCTCCTCGTCGACATCGGCCTCACGATGCTGTTCGACATCCGCTCCGAGGAGTTCTCCGCGGTGGTCCAGGCTCCCATCGTCGAGGAGTTCTGGAAGGGCCTCGGGGTCTTCCTCATCTTCCTGCTCGCGCGGCGCTCCTTCGACGGTCCGGTGGACGGCGTCGTGTACGGGGCGCTTGTCGGCGCGGGGTTCGCGTTCACCGAGAACATCCAGTACTTCGCCATCAGCCTGATCGAGGGCGGCGGAGAGCAGCTCGGCGTCACCTTCATCGTGCGCGCGGTGCTGTCGCCGTTCGCCCACGCGATGTTCACCTCGCTGACCGGGTTCGCGATCGGCCTCGTGGCTCGCCGGCACGCTTCCGCGGGAGCGGCCGCCGGCGCGGGCCTGCTCGGCATGGTCGGGGCGATCCTCCTGCACGGCCTGTGGAACGGCTCGGCCACCTTCGCCGACTTCTTCGGGCTCTACTTCACCCTGCAGGTGCCGCTGTTCATCGGCTTCATCCTCGGGATCGTCGCGCTGCGGCGAGAGGAGGCGCGGCTCACGCGGGCGCGCCTGGCCGAGTACGCGGCCGCCGGCTGGTTCACGCCGGAGGAGGTCACGATGCTCGCCACGCCCGCCGGGCGCAAGGTCGGGCTGGCGTGGGCGGCGCAGCTGCGCGGCGACCGCCGGCCGCTGATGCGTGAGTTCATCAAGGACGCGACGGCGCTGGCGGCTGTCCGCCAGCGGGCGATCACCGGTCGCGACCCGCTCGCGGTCGAGGACGAGCGTGCCCTGCTGATCCGGACGAGGGCGGCACGAGCCGCGCTACTGGCCTACTGA
- a CDS encoding FKBP-type peptidyl-prolyl cis-trans isomerase → MTDRTKPEFDAPTGPAPAELVIRDIIEGDGAEAKPGDTVTVHYAGVEFESGEEFDSSWGRGETIQFPLRGLIQGWQDGIPGMKVGGRRELIIPPHLAYGPAGGGHFLSGKTLIFIIDLVAVG, encoded by the coding sequence ATGACTGATCGCACAAAGCCCGAGTTCGACGCCCCGACCGGCCCTGCCCCCGCAGAACTGGTCATCCGCGACATCATCGAGGGTGACGGTGCCGAGGCCAAGCCCGGCGACACCGTGACCGTCCACTACGCCGGCGTGGAGTTCGAGTCCGGCGAGGAGTTCGACTCGTCGTGGGGTCGCGGCGAGACCATCCAGTTCCCGCTTCGCGGCCTGATCCAGGGCTGGCAGGACGGCATCCCCGGCATGAAGGTCGGCGGTCGCCGCGAGCTGATCATCCCGCCGCACCTCGCCTACGGCCCGGCCGGGGGAGGACACTTCCTCTCCGGCAAGACGCTGATCTTCATCATCGATCTCGTCGCCGTCGGCTGA
- a CDS encoding YceI family protein, translating into MSSIDIPGYRPGTWVLDPSHSEVTFSVRHMMISKVRGTFGVKSATLVAPENPLDAKVEASVDVTSVDTKDEGRDQHLRSADFFDTENFPTMDFVSTGARVEGGDFLVDGDLTIRGITKPVTFELDFGGFGSDPWGNYKAGASAKTVINREDFGLTWNAALETGGVLVGKDVTITLDLQGALQQD; encoded by the coding sequence ATGAGCAGCATCGACATCCCCGGTTACCGCCCCGGCACCTGGGTCCTGGACCCGTCCCACAGCGAGGTGACCTTCAGCGTCCGCCACATGATGATCTCGAAGGTGCGCGGCACCTTCGGCGTGAAGAGCGCGACGCTCGTGGCCCCGGAGAACCCCCTCGACGCCAAGGTCGAGGCCTCGGTCGACGTGACCTCCGTCGACACGAAGGACGAGGGCCGTGACCAGCACCTCCGCTCCGCCGACTTCTTCGACACCGAGAACTTCCCGACCATGGACTTCGTCTCGACCGGCGCGCGCGTCGAGGGCGGCGACTTCCTCGTGGACGGCGACCTCACCATCCGGGGCATCACCAAGCCCGTCACCTTCGAGCTCGACTTCGGCGGCTTCGGCAGCGACCCGTGGGGCAACTACAAGGCCGGTGCCTCCGCCAAGACCGTCATCAACCGCGAGGACTTCGGCCTCACCTGGAACGCCGCGCTGGAGACCGGCGGAGTGCTCGTCGGCAAGGACGTCACGATCACGCTCGACCTCCAGGGTGCGCTGCAGCAGGACTGA
- a CDS encoding MFS transporter, whose amino-acid sequence MSSRRGHLIDLTPLKASPAFARMWIGSTLAGIGGQLTIVTVMLHVFELTESTFAVSMIAVAGLLPMILAGLYGGMLADAFDRRRVALIAATVTFASTALLAALTWTGTETIWWLYALSIVNSAANSVGMATRTAIVPRLIPRRMLAAASALNGVAFGLTVMAGPALAGLLVALTGYGWTYTIDVVLMLSMFLGLWTLPALRPEGDTVRPGFASLVDGWRFLRRAGNIRMQYVMDIIAMTFGQPLVLFPALGTVILGGGAFTTGILTAAVAVGTFSSSLFSGRVVQYRWHGRGIARAIEAYGAAIALFGVVLLIGAFSATPAGEDRPHVLLIVAACVALALSGASDNISSIYRNTMMQAAVPDAMRGRLQGLFVVVVTGGPRVGALYAGTLATLTSLWFPPLLGGILVIVLVALLARRHPRFRAYDAENPEP is encoded by the coding sequence GTGAGCTCCCGACGCGGCCATCTGATCGACCTCACCCCGCTGAAGGCGAGCCCGGCCTTCGCCCGGATGTGGATCGGCTCGACGCTCGCCGGCATCGGCGGTCAGCTCACCATCGTGACCGTGATGCTGCACGTGTTCGAACTGACCGAGAGCACGTTCGCCGTCTCGATGATCGCCGTCGCCGGCCTTCTCCCGATGATCCTCGCCGGTCTGTACGGCGGCATGCTCGCCGACGCGTTCGACCGCCGGCGGGTCGCGCTGATCGCGGCCACCGTGACGTTCGCCTCCACCGCGCTCCTCGCCGCGCTCACGTGGACGGGGACGGAGACGATCTGGTGGCTGTACGCGCTGAGCATCGTGAATTCGGCGGCGAACTCCGTCGGCATGGCCACCCGGACGGCGATCGTCCCCCGGCTCATCCCCCGCCGCATGCTCGCCGCCGCGTCCGCGCTCAACGGCGTCGCCTTCGGACTCACGGTCATGGCCGGCCCCGCGCTGGCCGGACTCCTCGTGGCCCTCACCGGGTACGGCTGGACGTACACGATCGACGTCGTGCTCATGCTGTCGATGTTCCTCGGACTGTGGACCCTCCCCGCCCTGCGCCCCGAAGGCGACACCGTGCGCCCCGGCTTCGCCTCACTCGTCGACGGCTGGCGCTTCCTCCGACGGGCGGGCAACATCCGGATGCAGTACGTCATGGACATCATCGCGATGACCTTCGGGCAGCCCCTCGTGCTCTTCCCGGCGCTGGGCACCGTGATCCTCGGCGGCGGGGCGTTCACGACCGGCATCCTCACGGCCGCGGTCGCCGTCGGCACCTTCTCCTCGAGCCTGTTCTCCGGCCGCGTGGTGCAGTACCGGTGGCACGGTCGTGGGATCGCCCGTGCCATCGAGGCCTACGGCGCCGCGATCGCCCTGTTCGGCGTCGTCCTCCTGATCGGCGCGTTCTCCGCGACGCCCGCCGGTGAGGACCGGCCGCACGTCCTGCTCATCGTCGCCGCCTGCGTGGCGCTCGCGCTCTCCGGCGCCTCGGACAACATCAGCTCGATCTATCGGAACACCATGATGCAGGCCGCGGTACCCGACGCCATGCGCGGACGCCTGCAGGGGCTCTTCGTCGTCGTGGTGACCGGCGGCCCCCGCGTCGGCGCCCTCTACGCCGGGACCCTCGCGACGCTGACGTCGCTGTGGTTCCCCCCGCTGCTCGGCGGCATCCTCGTGATCGTCCTCGTCGCCCTCCTCGCCCGTCGGCACCCGCGGTTCCGCGCCTACGACGCAGAGAACCCCGAGCCCTGA
- the rpsO gene encoding 30S ribosomal protein S15: MALEADVKKAIIEEYATHPGDTGSPEVQAAMLTQRIKDLTEHLKEHKHDHHSRRGLFLLVGQRRRLLGYLQSVDIERYRSLIARLGLRR, from the coding sequence ATGGCACTGGAAGCAGACGTCAAGAAGGCGATCATCGAAGAGTACGCGACGCACCCCGGTGACACCGGATCCCCCGAGGTGCAGGCCGCGATGCTGACGCAGCGCATCAAGGACCTCACCGAGCACCTGAAGGAGCACAAGCACGACCACCACTCGCGTCGTGGTCTGTTCCTGCTCGTGGGTCAGCGCCGTCGTCTGCTCGGCTACCTCCAGAGCGTCGACATCGAGCGGTACCGCTCGCTGATCGCACGCCTTGGTCTTCGCCGATAA
- a CDS encoding isopenicillin N synthase family dioxygenase → MAELSLPILDLSQLDDGPEAAARFRDDLRAATHDVGFFYLAGTGISPELEARLHQAALDFFALPEEDKLAIENVNSPHFRGYTRIGGERTQGKVDWREQIDIGPEREPVDDGPAFNRLIGPNLWPAAQPELKQVVTEWHDALTEIARKLLRAWALTLGAEETYFDETFRDPSTLIKIVRYPGTNEPEPQQGVGAHKDSGVLTLLWVEPGKGGLQVERDGEWVSAPPVPGAFVVNIGELLEYATGGYLKATNHRVISPRAPEERISIPFFFNPALDQQLPLLELPADLAAEATGITEDPSNPIHATYGENAMKSRLRAHPDVAAIHHPDLVRTPA, encoded by the coding sequence ATGGCTGAACTCTCGCTCCCCATCCTCGACCTGTCCCAGCTCGACGACGGCCCCGAGGCCGCGGCGCGCTTCCGCGACGACCTCCGCGCGGCCACTCACGACGTCGGCTTCTTCTACCTCGCCGGCACTGGGATCTCACCGGAACTCGAGGCGCGGCTGCACCAGGCGGCCCTCGACTTCTTCGCCCTGCCGGAGGAGGACAAGCTCGCGATCGAGAACGTCAACAGCCCGCACTTCCGCGGCTACACCCGGATCGGCGGGGAACGGACGCAGGGCAAGGTCGACTGGCGCGAGCAGATCGACATCGGCCCCGAGCGCGAGCCGGTGGACGACGGCCCCGCCTTCAACCGCCTCATCGGCCCCAACCTCTGGCCGGCCGCCCAGCCCGAGCTGAAGCAGGTCGTCACCGAGTGGCACGACGCCCTGACGGAGATCGCCCGCAAGCTCCTGCGCGCCTGGGCCCTCACTCTCGGGGCCGAGGAGACCTACTTCGACGAGACGTTCCGCGATCCGTCGACCCTGATCAAGATCGTGCGGTACCCGGGCACGAACGAGCCGGAACCGCAGCAGGGCGTCGGCGCGCACAAGGACTCCGGGGTGCTGACGCTGCTCTGGGTCGAGCCCGGCAAGGGCGGGCTCCAGGTCGAGCGTGACGGCGAGTGGGTGTCGGCTCCCCCGGTGCCCGGCGCCTTCGTCGTCAACATCGGCGAGCTGCTCGAGTACGCCACCGGCGGCTACCTCAAGGCGACGAACCATCGGGTGATCTCGCCGCGGGCGCCCGAGGAGCGCATCTCGATCCCGTTCTTCTTCAACCCCGCCCTCGACCAGCAGCTGCCGTTGCTCGAGCTCCCCGCCGACCTCGCCGCCGAGGCCACCGGAATCACCGAGGACCCGAGCAATCCGATCCACGCGACCTACGGCGAGAACGCCATGAAGTCGCGACTGCGCGCGCACCCCGACGTGGCGGCCATCCACCACCCCGATCTGGTCCGGACGCCCGCCTGA
- the efeU gene encoding iron uptake transporter permease EfeU, whose protein sequence is MLATFLIGLREGLEAALVVGILVAYLRRLGRRDALPKMWAGVGLAIALALGIGAILTFGAYELTFQAQELIGGGLSLVAVAMVTWMIFWMQRAGRTMKATLEGGIDRALTVGGLWALIAIGFVSVAREGIETTLLLWSMVQSFGDAPSALVGALLGLCVAVVLGWLISRGALRLDLRRFFAWTGGFLVIVAAGVLAYALMDLQEAGALPGPFTAAAPLDPVTGAVAVGAAGFPFGWAFDVSAAIAPGGALASVLQATVGFMPAMTWLQVLAWGLYLLVVGGLYLRGLRSARPSTRGASAATPTSSLTQQGAA, encoded by the coding sequence GTGCTCGCCACCTTCCTCATCGGACTCCGCGAGGGTCTCGAAGCCGCGCTCGTCGTCGGCATCCTCGTCGCCTACCTCCGCCGTCTCGGTCGGCGGGACGCGCTGCCCAAGATGTGGGCCGGGGTCGGTCTCGCGATCGCCCTCGCTCTGGGCATCGGCGCGATCCTGACCTTCGGAGCCTACGAACTGACGTTCCAGGCCCAGGAGCTGATCGGCGGCGGGTTGTCCCTCGTCGCGGTGGCGATGGTGACGTGGATGATCTTCTGGATGCAGCGCGCCGGCCGCACCATGAAGGCGACTCTGGAGGGCGGCATCGATCGCGCGCTGACGGTGGGTGGTCTCTGGGCGCTCATCGCGATCGGCTTCGTCTCCGTCGCCCGCGAGGGGATCGAGACCACGCTGCTGCTGTGGTCGATGGTGCAGTCCTTCGGCGACGCCCCCTCGGCCCTCGTCGGCGCGCTCCTGGGACTCTGCGTGGCCGTCGTGCTCGGCTGGCTCATCTCCCGCGGGGCGCTGCGCCTGGACCTGCGGCGCTTCTTCGCCTGGACGGGCGGCTTCCTCGTGATCGTCGCGGCAGGCGTCCTCGCCTACGCGCTGATGGATCTGCAGGAGGCCGGCGCGCTTCCCGGCCCGTTCACCGCCGCCGCTCCGCTCGACCCGGTCACCGGCGCCGTCGCCGTGGGCGCGGCCGGCTTCCCGTTCGGCTGGGCGTTCGACGTGTCGGCGGCGATCGCTCCCGGCGGCGCCCTGGCCTCCGTCCTGCAGGCCACGGTCGGCTTCATGCCCGCCATGACGTGGCTGCAGGTGCTCGCCTGGGGCCTCTACCTCCTCGTCGTGGGCGGGCTCTACCTCCGCGGCCTTCGCTCGGCACGCCCTTCGACGCGCGGTGCCTCCGCCGCCACCCCGACGTCCTCCCTCACACAGCAAGGAGCAGCATGA
- the efeO gene encoding iron uptake system protein EfeO, whose translation MITSHRVLAAAAAAGTAVLLLSGCVAKSDSQATAAFDVSSTATDCAVSASTAKSGTLTFDVKNDTDQVSEFYLLAEDGLRIVGEVENIAPAASRTLTVVAQPGEYFTLCKPGMVGDGVGRAAFTVTGDRVAVDGPDAEQKQKAVDLYGAFVKDQVGQLVPAVEDLVAAYESGDDETARTLFPQTRAFYERIEPVAEALGDLDPRIDYREVDAVAEGLDWTGFHRIEKDLWVPAKDALNADGETPAWQDWTPSTPAERADYGDLLLADVQELYDYVHSDDFTAALDDQGIGGISNGAIALLDEVATGKISGEEDWWSGTDLFDFAANVEGSKMAFSLVQDFAAAQGDDGEALVSEIETGYTALEESLAAHGSLTKGFVGYGELTEADKREFTDLINALAEPLSQLTGTVLD comes from the coding sequence ATGATCACCTCGCACCGGGTCCTCGCCGCGGCAGCCGCCGCGGGTACCGCCGTCCTCCTCCTCAGCGGCTGCGTCGCGAAGAGCGATAGCCAGGCGACGGCGGCGTTCGACGTCTCGTCCACCGCCACGGACTGCGCCGTCTCCGCGTCCACCGCGAAGAGCGGGACGCTGACGTTCGATGTGAAGAACGACACCGACCAGGTCTCCGAGTTCTACCTGCTGGCGGAGGACGGACTGCGGATCGTCGGCGAAGTCGAGAACATCGCCCCGGCCGCGTCCCGCACCCTCACGGTGGTCGCCCAGCCGGGCGAGTACTTCACGCTCTGCAAGCCGGGCATGGTCGGCGACGGTGTCGGTCGGGCGGCGTTCACGGTGACCGGAGACCGCGTGGCGGTGGACGGCCCCGACGCCGAGCAGAAGCAGAAGGCCGTCGATCTCTACGGGGCGTTCGTGAAGGATCAGGTCGGGCAGCTCGTGCCGGCCGTGGAAGACCTCGTGGCCGCCTATGAGTCCGGCGACGACGAGACCGCCCGCACGCTCTTCCCCCAGACGAGGGCGTTCTACGAGCGCATCGAGCCCGTCGCCGAGGCGCTCGGAGACCTCGACCCGCGGATCGACTACCGAGAGGTCGATGCGGTGGCGGAGGGCCTGGACTGGACCGGGTTCCACCGCATCGAGAAAGACCTCTGGGTGCCGGCGAAGGACGCGCTGAACGCCGACGGAGAGACCCCGGCATGGCAGGACTGGACGCCGTCCACGCCCGCGGAGCGCGCCGATTACGGCGACCTGCTCCTGGCCGACGTGCAGGAGCTGTACGACTACGTGCACTCGGACGACTTCACCGCCGCGTTGGACGACCAGGGGATCGGCGGCATCTCGAACGGCGCGATCGCACTGCTCGACGAGGTGGCCACCGGCAAGATCTCCGGTGAGGAGGACTGGTGGTCCGGCACGGATCTCTTCGACTTCGCCGCGAACGTCGAGGGATCCAAGATGGCCTTCTCACTGGTGCAGGACTTCGCCGCGGCGCAGGGCGACGACGGCGAGGCCCTCGTCTCCGAGATCGAGACCGGATACACCGCCCTCGAGGAGTCCCTCGCCGCGCACGGCTCGCTCACGAAGGGTTTCGTCGGCTACGGCGAGCTGACCGAAGCGGACAAGCGGGAGTTCACCGACCTCATCAACGCGCTCGCCGAGCCGCTCTCGCAGCTCACCGGCACGGTGCTCGACTGA
- the efeB gene encoding iron uptake transporter deferrochelatase/peroxidase subunit: MPSEPSGGGLSRRGLLGLAVGGGVAGLAVGLGAGTAGGMALGRARAAEDAESRYEFFGAHQAGVTTPVQDHLHFASFDMMPRTDRDDLISLLQDWSYAAARMTQGLEVSASGAVNGPAEAPPDDTGEALGLPAAGLTLTFGFGPGLFENEDGDRYGLAARRPPGLERLPAFLGDDLDPAASHGDLCIQACADDPQVAVHAIRNLSRIAFGRARLRWSQLGFGKTSRTTASQATPRNLFGFKDGTANILADDTAALAEHVWVAEGDEPSWMAGGSYLVARKIAMLIETWDRVRLSEQDTIIGRDKGVGAPLSGGDEFTAPDFRGTKIDANSHVRLAHPEQNDGIRILRRGYNYVDGNNALGRLDAGLFFLSYQRDPAQFISLQRRLSTDRLNEYIRHVGSGIWAIPPGARPGSYVGAELFA, encoded by the coding sequence CTGCCGTCGGAGCCCTCCGGCGGTGGTCTCAGCCGCCGAGGGCTGCTCGGGCTGGCCGTCGGCGGTGGCGTCGCGGGGCTGGCCGTCGGCCTGGGGGCCGGGACGGCCGGAGGCATGGCGCTCGGGCGTGCGCGCGCCGCCGAGGACGCCGAGTCGCGGTACGAGTTCTTCGGCGCGCACCAGGCCGGCGTCACGACGCCGGTGCAGGACCACCTGCACTTCGCGAGCTTCGACATGATGCCCCGCACCGACCGGGACGACCTCATCTCCCTGTTGCAGGACTGGTCGTACGCCGCGGCGCGGATGACGCAGGGGCTGGAGGTGAGTGCGAGCGGCGCGGTGAACGGCCCCGCCGAAGCGCCCCCGGATGACACGGGGGAGGCGCTGGGGCTCCCCGCCGCGGGCCTGACCCTCACGTTCGGGTTCGGTCCGGGGCTGTTCGAGAACGAGGACGGCGATCGCTACGGTCTCGCAGCGCGGCGCCCGCCCGGCCTCGAACGCCTCCCCGCCTTCCTCGGGGACGACCTCGATCCCGCAGCGTCGCACGGCGACCTGTGCATCCAGGCCTGTGCCGACGACCCCCAGGTCGCCGTGCACGCGATCCGCAACCTCAGCCGCATCGCGTTCGGACGGGCGCGCCTGCGCTGGTCACAGCTCGGATTCGGCAAGACCTCGCGCACGACGGCAAGCCAGGCCACGCCCCGGAACCTCTTCGGCTTCAAGGACGGCACGGCCAACATCCTCGCCGACGACACCGCGGCGCTCGCCGAGCACGTCTGGGTCGCCGAGGGTGACGAGCCGTCCTGGATGGCCGGCGGTTCGTATCTGGTCGCCCGGAAGATCGCCATGCTCATCGAGACCTGGGACCGGGTGCGCCTCTCCGAGCAGGACACGATCATCGGACGGGACAAGGGGGTCGGGGCGCCGCTCTCCGGAGGCGACGAGTTCACGGCGCCTGACTTCCGCGGCACGAAGATCGATGCGAACAGTCACGTCCGGCTCGCGCATCCGGAGCAGAACGACGGCATCCGCATCCTGCGCCGCGGCTACAACTACGTCGACGGCAACAACGCCCTCGGACGACTCGACGCCGGGCTGTTCTTCCTGTCCTACCAGCGTGATCCCGCCCAGTTCATCAGCCTGCAACGCCGGCTGTCGACCGATCGTCTCAACGAGTACATCCGTCACGTGGGCTCAGGCATCTGGGCCATCCCCCCGGGAGCGCGACCGGGCTCGTACGTGGGGGCGGAGCTGTTCGCCTGA
- a CDS encoding serine hydrolase domain-containing protein, which yields MTATHPASEVRDRLVAIADSQGFAAHGLHVRIGDDTAGHRWTPDVREDVHSIAKGVCVLAAALAADDGLIRLDDTVATLLPDHELGEGVAHITLRHLLSMSSGIDLPWSETLMTDWPDLAREFLRRPSRGRVFQYSNASTYTAMTALATRVGNVGDYLSTRLFAPLGIEDVAWSRCPNGRIEAGGGLPLRTEEVARLGLLIRDRGSWQGRRLVAPEWIDAMHEDGVIAGVNPGYDRYALAGWQGPGRAWRLHGAHGQLLLFLDDAVVTVTAHDHAGADAFAADAVAVLEDVAAG from the coding sequence GTGACAGCCACCCACCCCGCATCCGAGGTCCGGGACCGGCTCGTCGCCATCGCCGACTCCCAGGGGTTCGCCGCGCACGGGCTTCACGTGCGCATCGGCGACGACACCGCGGGTCACCGCTGGACACCCGACGTCCGGGAGGACGTGCACTCGATCGCGAAGGGCGTCTGCGTGCTGGCCGCCGCGCTCGCCGCCGACGACGGACTGATCCGCCTGGACGACACCGTCGCCACCCTCCTTCCGGACCACGAACTCGGCGAGGGTGTCGCTCACATCACCCTGCGTCACCTGCTGTCGATGTCGAGCGGCATCGACCTGCCGTGGTCCGAGACGCTGATGACGGACTGGCCGGATCTGGCCCGGGAGTTCCTGCGACGGCCATCACGCGGCCGCGTGTTCCAGTACTCCAACGCGAGCACCTACACCGCCATGACCGCCCTCGCGACCCGGGTGGGCAATGTCGGCGACTACCTCTCGACCCGCCTGTTCGCCCCGCTCGGCATCGAGGACGTGGCGTGGTCCCGCTGCCCGAACGGCCGCATCGAGGCGGGGGGTGGCCTGCCGCTCCGCACCGAGGAGGTCGCGCGCCTGGGGCTGCTCATCCGCGATCGTGGCTCCTGGCAGGGACGTCGACTCGTCGCCCCGGAGTGGATCGACGCCATGCACGAGGACGGCGTCATCGCGGGCGTCAACCCGGGCTACGACCGCTACGCGCTCGCGGGCTGGCAGGGTCCGGGACGAGCGTGGCGGCTGCACGGGGCCCACGGCCAGCTGCTGCTCTTCCTCGACGACGCGGTGGTGACGGTGACCGCTCACGATCACGCCGGAGCGGATGCGTTCGCTGCGGACGCCGTCGCCGTCCTCGAAGACGTCGCCGCCGGCTGA